In the Necator americanus strain Aroian chromosome X, whole genome shotgun sequence genome, tggagaggtggcgagagtactacaatcacttgtgtaacgaagagttctgtcatcctcccatcccaaccgttcccagcgtcgagggtcctgttctaccaattactgccgtcgaagtcagtgctgccctcgcaaaaatgaagtcgaacaaggcaaccggttcTGATGACATGCTtactgatgtctggaagctgctaagagatcgagggtccgtgtagctcgcaactctatttaacaagaccGTTGCAGAAGGACAGACTCCAGTTTGGCCGTGACCGTGCCTATCTGGAAAGGggaaggagacattgctggcTACATTTCGTACaagcctatacgactgctgtgccatacgatgaaggtttttgagcgtgtcctggaagctcgtctcaGGAAGattgtcagcgtttcactTAACCAGTGCGGCTTTTTGAAAAGCTGCAGCACTAtggatgctatccatgctgccCGCATCCTCCTCGAGAAAAATATCGAGAGAAGAAttgtgtgcatcttgcttttcttgatctcgagaaagctttcgaccgtgtcccacatgagctgttaaaGGTGTCCGTGGGGTCGCATAGACCAGAAGAGTACCAGAAGATTATTGCGGTGaacgaagctgctttatgcgaagcctaccagcgttgttcGGTGAGcagctggaacaagcaggccattccatgtacaagtaggggttcatcaggatTAATCACTctctgttcatactgtgcatgaacacgataacgaaggaaatccagaaccagcatccgtggaccctactctttgccgacgatgttaTGCTCGCGTcagagtctcgagatgatcttcaaaaaacaaatagtcttggaaggatcggctgcagCAACATAAATTGCGCCTTAATGTATTAGAAACGTAGTACATGGAATTCGGACCAAGGAGAGAAGATGGCTCAATTCGTTTCGATGACACCAAATTAAACATGGTGGACTGTTTCAAGTATCTTGGATTCGAAGTGACTTCCaaaggcgacattgatcaaaaAGGTCGAGTACATGCtaatgcggcatggatgaaatggaaaatggcaaaaaaaaacaaacaaacaaaaaactgtactacaagaaagtccctgttcgactgaagtcgaagatctacaagacagttgtgcgtcctgttgccctttacgggtACGGGTACTGGCCGATGACTAAAGCCTTGGAGAAAGTGTTGCACGCTTGGAGAAGCGGATGCTGAGGTGGaggataggtgtaacgctaagaGACGAAGTATCCAACGGCACTgtacgctccatcttcggtgtcgtcccaataactgaaaagatgaaggaagCGCGACTgtgatggtttggtcacgtcttgcgtcgggaggaaaattttgttgccaaaaccgctctggaGCTCGATGCTTCAGGCCTGAAGCCGCACAGCAGGCCAAGGATTCGCTGGTTGAACTGTGTGAAGCTCGATATGATAGCAATGTAGTGTTTATGCGAGTGGTAACGTGAAAGGTTGCCATCGTACCCGATCATCGAACCAAGATATTTCAAAGTGTCGGTCTACGGAAGGTCTATGTCTGCATCAGTCTTGACAGCGAAAGTCTCGCCGGTCTCGATCAGTCGTCatgtactcttttttttcccgctaAGACGTAGCCAAAGCCTTGTTACCCAATCGCACCGCACTTGAGTTTGTTGCTCCAGTTCTTCCTTGCCTTGAGAAGCTGGCATGACGTCCATGTTTCAAGCGTCAGAAAATCCCCCTTCATGGTGTTCATGACGAATATGAGGAGAGAAGAGAGGGCTGAGCTCTGATGCAGAGATCGGGACCGACGTGCCAGGTCATCGTAGAGCGATCGAAAGCTTTCTCCAATTCGTGGAATGCAAGGTGCAGGTGTTTTCGGTTCTCTAAATCAAGAGCCGTGCAGCACGGTCGGCATCGGTGGTGCTGCAGTTGGACGAAACCGCGCTGGTTAGTGGACGGTTGGATATGTCTTAAATGCTGCGGTCGATGATGcattcaaaaatcttcatgCAGTGAGACACCAATCAAGTCGGTACATAATTCGAGCATTCGTCTATGTTGTATCAATTTGAACTCGTCAAAATGCGGGGAAAGTAATTATCATGCTTTGCTTGTGTGCAAGCAAAGTACGAGGGGCGAGTAAAGTCAGAACATTAAAAGTAGAATAATATTCTGAAACGTCGTacgaattatttgaaaattagcaaattttatcgttttgacccaaagAATGACTACCGAGCGGCAGTGTTTGGTTGGAACACAAAGAAAGCAGAATCAAAGCAATGATGGTGATCTCATCGCTGACATACATCGCGTTACTGTAGCACTccgtggtgtttttttttttgagtcgCAAAAGTGCTAGACCATTAAACACTTCAAACACCATCGCAAAACGAAAGTGCAACATAtgcaataacaacaacaacaggtGCAGGTTTACTTCAAAATCATCTTCGTGTCAACGTCTCCCATACTCGTGTTATTTACCCGACCTCGCCCACAATGACATTCATGTGTTTGGTAAAGAAGCGAAAGAAGTGAAGGAGGTGGAAGCTAGAGGAATTTTTCTCACAGAGTATCCGAGTTTTATTCCCGAAGCGCTATGATACGTCGCGCACTGAATGTCATAGAGGCAATATCGATAAATTATACATTGTAGGACAAAAAtctagcagtttttttcttttcgcgcTTTTGCTccgatctttttcttttggctAAATCTAGCACATAGAGCGAAAGTGATGTAATGAATGcaattccatttaaaaaaaggctagATTTACAGATGGAAAATTAGCAATTTCAGGTTTATtgaaaataatgtgaagaGAAGCTTCGCATTCTTTCACTTCTTGCATTGTTTTCATTATACTTCCCCTTTCTGCTCTCTTATAAAGTTCCGCGCTTTCTTAGCAAACTTCTCTGTTCAAGATAGAGGTAAAAAGCGAGAAATTGGAGGACAAGGGGGCAAGAGCTATTCCTCATAGCCTTTCTTCGGgtgcaaagaagaagaaaatttttcgttaaGTTTCTAATTATAATCTATGTATTGATGCTAGAATTTTTCAACGCTTCTAGAAGTCGAACATTATCTTAAAGATTACTAGGAGCGGTCGACTAGAGAAAACTAATgaaataattgattgattgataaaAGAATTGATTCCTTCGTATAGAAAGATTCGTAGGAATGTTTGTAGCTTTTCGTATCCAGATTTAACAAgtcaatattcaaaaaatattgacaAGTATTGCGCATGTGCTAATGAGATaagtactagccaatgtgttgctgtttgagtttgcctaccgtttggatgctttctgtacgTGATAAGGCGCtcgagaggataaatcactaatggctttgaattcTTCAGGTTCTGacaaaggcgataacgccgaaacgttagacGTTGTTTAAtgaagacgatcaataccaatcttggctacagctcaaggaaatcaatttaaaaatattgactAATTTCCTCAAGATTTCCGTGTGCCTCCCAGGACTACCCAACGTGGTTCATGTTCCTGTCGACTGTCACTAGAAAACTCTATAAGAAACAGTTGGTTTCCGGGAAGGACAGGATGATCTGGGACGCGTTTGTAACCGCACCTGTACTGAACAGAacaggataaaggataaaggataaagttcctggcgttaatcaatccgcttgggatgcgcccccacattcacttcaattcagaatcgtttgaggttcacaaacGTGTAAATGGcccaaacaatgacttgcggcggctagccgatgtgtcaaatcagtgtttttatcctcgcagacaattctggtaccaacttatcgacccaggagggatgaaaggcttactGAGCACTAGAGCAGATTCGAACttttgatcgatcgtgcaggaagcggaacctctaaccgttacactacacccgccccaacaGAACGACATTAACTCACAATTGGATTTTGATAATTAAGATTGAATCTAGTGTTGATTAGGCATCGAGCATAAGTCTAGGCATCAATTCCGAATTGTGTTCCGAATTCCAAAAGCACAACATCGACTTCTCATTGAATAGCACCTTTGCTCAATCATGTTCAATCAAGTGTGGTATTTCGCAAATACTACTTAGGTCGTCCTGTTCTTTACGGAAACCAACCGTTTCATGTTGGGACGTCATGAACATCCTTGAACAGTACACGGAAATCTTGGGAACAAATCCTGCTGAACATGGATTGCTACCAACTTCTCTTGAATCTTGATATCAATCCTTCCAGAAGTTTTCTTTCGTCAGCCTGCTTTAGGGACTTTCAGgatgattttctccttctAGAGATGTTGAAAAGTTTTAATAAACACTCCTGTACATTTTGAACAACTTTTGCTTCTGTCCCATATCTAAAACAAAGGAATCTGTTAAGAAAGTGCAGAACATGATAAAAGGGCGCCAACAGAAGGCAAAACTAATGCGACCAACACAAGAAttgaaaaactacaaaaattctATCCGCGCTATTTCCCATAAACTtgaaattgcaaattttccttctgcaattttcgctctttttaaattaaattgcaTTTCTCATGCCACTTTTGACTGCATGTATCAAATTTaactcaaagaaaatgaaaagttggAGCAACCGatcgaagagaaagaaaattacgaaAGTTTTGTCCGCCATTATATACTATTTTTCCTCACTGTTATTTCCTTGTCGGCTTTATGGTAAATGACTACAGTTCTTATTCAAATCATCCTTGCAGATTACTCAATTCTTCAACCAGAGATTTGTAGAAAGCCGAACATGGCTCTCGAGTCACCCCGAAAGTAGGGTAGCACTAATGGAAGAGATATATTGAAGTATTTTGTACAGTCACAACTCAGCAGTTCTTTGTTACTACAAACCAAGCTCTGAAGAGTCCTAATGtcttcattttaatttcaaccTTCACTAGGtgaaaaaagctagaaagGCATCTACATTACTACCCTGAATGAAAAGAGTTTACAAAAACCTGTACAACCGTCAAAGAAGTCGGACAGTTGAATGGGTTACCGGTTAATATGGGCGCGAAAGCTTCAAAGCTCTCCATGCAAACTGGGTTAAGTGGATTGCATGAGCTTCAGGTGAAGAGGTGCGCCGTGATTTAAACGAGATAAATTAGATTTTAGTGAACTTTCTAAAGCAAAAATGAACGTACCCATTCGAATGTGTTCGGCTATCAAGAGCAAGCtgcaagaaatttcaaagaatggAAACCCTTTGTAGTGACCTACTTTAACAAAGATGGAATTGAATCTGGAGTCGGTAGCGATGGCGTTGGCAAGGAGTGTTTTCCCGCAACCACATGGGCCATGCAGAAGTACTCCTTTTCCGTAATGAATGCCATATGAACGAAAAACGTCCCGATACTAGAATTTAATCAGATCAGCAATGCCGAATAAGATTATATGCCAGGATTtttctgaacgtccggctaatcGGACTTCCCGCGTTACTCAAcatcaataaattaaaaagtagtgagattttctgtaaaactgaatttgcattttttctaacGACAATCTATTCTCAAGCAATGATTAAACGttgatgaaatgaaacgatGGTTTCATACTCTTCTTCCCAGCTACgtcagtactacatttggagaatattaaGAGAACctgattttacacctatacCCCTTCGATATCacaacaatttggaaacatttctcGAATCATGGGTTTTCCCTCTATTTTTTCGCAACAGTTTCAAAAGAATGATGCGCTAACATGAAGTGACGTTAGGACaccatcgtactgataaataCAAGGTTCTACGTGAGATCACGTTATTTATTACCTAAGGGAGatgcgacttcgagcgttccggggcgctgttttctacaacgagttctattggaacgcgccagctttacgcacgcgccgcatcttgaGCCCCTTTTTTATggcaagtaggaagaaatgtacggaatcgccctctttcccacaatctacgaccatGTGTATAAGCATAGCCCACCTGAatcccgtaccaccccagattcgtgcctttaagcaaccgtttgcatgcgcACTTCCAATTTCTGATGTAAGTGTTTAACCAAGAAAGGAATCACCAGGAGAATAGACAAAAGAGAGAATACATGAGAGTGAAATGCAACACATGCAGTTTTCATGGCTATGAAGGGGttcacaacgtctcatttacttacttacttacttagagaCCACGTCTTCACTGTACGTGGAGGGATCCGAATCTTTCCTAGTTGTTCCGTTCCCTCGCTATCGTCATCCAAAATGTTATCAAGTTTGTGAGCGACATTGACGAGGTGCTTGAGCCAGATCTAACTAACCTCTCACCtagtccatccgtgtagcgaacacctCACCACATCTCGTTTGcagtctccctcgagggcgtttaacATCttttgggatccactctagcgttcttttagtccatctatcgtccattcttctcataatgtgaccggcccgGCTATGTTTCGCTtccgatatatattccgctgggtcgcgaaggcAGGACATTGGTAgcaagtcggagctgcgaagaacGGTTGGGTGTTGTGTGCACCGATTAAATTTCAAAGACATCTACCAAGGGCTGTATGTGTAGTGAGTAGTTTTCTGGACGTGGAaacggtgtctgcccacgtcttagctgcgtaacagagcgctgaaaGAACAGTCGATTCGCAAAGATGGACACAGAGAGCTCGATCTGTCAGTTGGTCCGCAGCTTCCCTGACGGATGCGAATGCAGTCCgcgctgctctcatccttcaGCTCAGTTCTCCCTTCAAGGCGTCCTCCAAACCCGTAGGGCGCCCAATGTAGACTGACGAAGTTTCCTCGacttgggagccttcaagttgcgCTCCATcatcctcgcagtaggcgttcttcatgaacggTGTCTTCGtctctgtttattcgcaatcgtattctcttccctgcttcgctCAATTCGTttagcatcgtttctgcttcattggtattTCTGAAACAAAGAACGATATCGGGCGCAagacgaaggttcgagaggaaTCTTCAGTCAACACATATGTCCCTTTCCTACCACGCAAGTTATTTCATAATCCGTTGCAAAGCAGCCGCGAACAGGTTTGGCAATATAGTATCACCTTGTAGTATCCCCTTTATAATGGGAAGGTGAGGGGCCTGTGGAAAACCTACATTTAGTGGTGCTTCTTCGAAGTAATTGTCTGATGTTCCCACATATGACGCGttcacaccttgatcgaccagcgctgacagtgtTACATGCTGTCGAAGATTTCTTATATTCGAAGAAGGTGCGAATAAACCAAaagcgtatcgttaggtacccgtagcctcaaacaaaaacgaacaacctatccttagggGAGACGACAAGGGCAAGGGCGATCGTTAATTGCCttgcgcagcagttaatagcaTCAGCAGAGCATTGTGCTGCGTTTGTCTTATGCCCGCCCATTGCATCATTCATATTCGGCTCTAATCGTCTAacgaggtgcgaaacatgctcACAGGAACGCGCTGTTTCTGGTATTGCTTCTgtacggagtatcgatcgctTATGTATAGAGAACGATACGATACGACATACATCTAAAgattgcacacgaaatcccagatatagaaaatattattgtgGTGTTTTGTTTgtgtgaaataaacaaatcgaaacttttacaaGCCATTGCAGTATCTTGCCGTATCTTATCTTACCATTGCATTAAATACTCTGTATAAatgggccgcgtatacgagtctgattgctacctgcacgtggtggccctgctttaactaaacgcaatcaggcgttcgagtgtacgcattgggaacgcacgagctatataacctgcactgttatatggcgaaagcttcgcatacattgcaaaaaggtgctgtcgtccagcacaccaccaaagcccataacctgaaaggtcaactgcctgaagggagcatggaatctttggcaacaaccattcgtttcgtcacgctgaactgccgaacactatcgagtgaactccaacaagccactctatccagacttctgcgatatctcagtgtgccttttgctgcactgcaggaaacacgcatgagagatcggcccgtaatcagcatcgaaaattacaccatatactgcggcgatgctgatgagaacaaagtaggtggctacgcgatagctgtgaggaacgattacaagaatctggtggaggaatttggctcaacgtcgtctagatgcgccatTTTACGACTGTGGGATCgcggaggacgtaaactctggatcgtaagtgctcacgcacctacggaaaccgctgaggacaacagtatggacgccttctatgatgatctcaatgcgttgatgtctaaaataccaagccagcaggtggtcattgtcggaatcgacgcaaatgcgaagatgggactcgaacagcaatccgatgtgctaggaaaatggtactatgcagcggagcgcacgtcagacaacggtgaccgtctggtcgacttgtgcgaacagatgggcctcatcatcgcttccacgtttaagaggaatcatcgacgccatcagctcacatgactggggtcaacccttttaacgtctgaagagcagcgcaagcggaagatgaggactctcaaacttcagctcgactacgttctggcgaggaacattcctcagtcagatatccgaaaatctacagctgtttgggacgtcgcgttcgactctgaccaccgcccagttctcagttcttctcagcttcaagatacggttccacaagagaaaccgaggagtttctcttcaaccgaaaatcgacatggcaagtctgaaagacgatgaatgcagaagaaaattacgTGTCTactcatgttggagtacggaccaggaagaagctcaacgatgcggattccttcacaaaacgcatccaggacgctgcaagggaaacgctcccggttctattgccgcgggagaagtttgcctttgcatctgcggaaacaaaatccacatacaattctgtatgtgtcgcgcgcagcgctggtgacttcaaccaggaaaagcgtcttagaaggaagctgcgtcgtcaactgcaacaagaccgcgataacgagagcaatggagtttgagaaggcgtgggaggacaggaacccgcggaaggcctacgctctactaaaacagtatagtggcaaaatgaaaagatgttcccatgtcctcagcactgctaatggggtagctgtcggtgaagcaacttccaatttggaaggaacacttcaagaccttgctgagcCGGCAAGCAccatcagctcctgaactcgagcaagttcatagaccgacatatgcggttaacgaggagccacccaCCGAGCCGGAgatcctggtctgtattcaaaaaatgaagagtggaatatctggtggagacggaattagcgcagaaatgctaaaatatcttcctccgtctgggattcatgagatgacaaagatcatccgttcaatatggatagacggaAGGATACccgactcgtggagacacgctatcataattcccctccacaagaaattATCCGTCACGGAGCCTGgaaattatcgaggaatctctttgctgcgtgttatgtacaaggtactggagcgcattACCCTGGACCTACTCATTAAAcgtcgcgaagaaacaaagcgagacgagcaagctggctttcgtcctggccgatctacgattgaccaggtgttcatcatcaggagagtgatcgaaatctggcagcggtattcgaagtcaatgcaactagcgtttctggactttgaagccgcattcgactctcctcaccgaggccgtcttctcaacgcgcttcgcgccgatggagtaccaggaaagttcattcgcttgcttgatgacatgaatcaagaAACAGCAGTTCGAACAGCAGCCGGAtatacaacaccgtttgaggtggtattTGGAGTaggacaaggggcagtggcaggacctttcctgttcaatctCGGCATCGATGatattatgcgaagaacagtagatcagtgtaCTGCCGATATCATTCTTACACCATCAGGATaccccttgaccgatctcgagtacgctgacgatgttgttatattcgcggaaagcagtacgaaacttcgaCATGTTGtaaaccttgtatcgaagctggctgcagcctatggactacgtctacgccctgatagatgcaagcagatgtggatctcttcgagacctcgaacggaaatcagggtggacggacaaccgatagaactcgtcgatgagttctgttacctgggctgtatgctgaagaacaacggcagctacgagagagatgttcagcaaagatgcactAAGGCCACTTTTGCATtgaactccttaacgaaatgcctgtggtcgagccctatcaccaacgaagtcgaGCTGCGAGtttacctatccgcaattcgctccatcatgatgtacggattagagacttgggcagcaccatcaacggttatggagaggcttgactacacggaacgaaagctgcttagacggctacttggctacttttagcCTAGGGTTGTCACAATGAaaatctttacgcagaaattgatctggtataccggcggatgacacgtggaggatatcaacattttgcaccgtcatcgaaagcggctaaagtaaatcgtcttcgcttctttggtcatatatcaaggagaccggcagatcgccttgtccaacgagttctgaagagttcgtcgggttcaagctggaagaagccacctggccgaaaacggaagttctggactgaggtggtaaaagaggatctaaggacactcggcgtagataggcagttcaggcgagacgtaaagtttcgcagaacatggaatagcgacgaatggattgattctgtgcaagctctcgcagaagatcgagaaggttgagtagagctgtgttcaaagacggcacacctcggcaaacatgcgggtaatcgcgtcaggcgatgaaatcagcccgccgattaagtcaagtaagtcactctgtataaatacatatatatctatatcttctgggcgggtgtggtgtagcggttagaggttccgcttcctgcacgatcgatcggaggttcgaatccgccctagtgctcaccaagcctttcatccctcaggggtcgataaattggtaccaaacttgtctgggaggataaaaacactgacttgacacatcggctagccaccgcaagtcattgtataggccagatacgcgctcgtaaacctcaaacgattctgaattgaagtgaacgtgggggcgcatcctgagcggattgattaacgccacaaactttattctttatcctttatctatatcttctatgtAGTTTTTCAATCATGAATATACGTCTTCCAACGACCAGATTCtcgtttttacactttttaacttttattttaggacgctttcagcttcatttatgttttctgatgttgttttgtttttgtacaaGTCTTTTACGgttctgcttcatttttagcattttcattttctacgtttttccgACTTTCTATTTTGCTAGAttgttgcctttttgttctttgaaccttcctagAAGTCAACTCTATTGCGTTATTGCGatacaaacacggcacatGACTTCAGTGATGTGGTGATGGGTGGTtgtggcttagtgatcatagctagcctaagatatgcctgcttCGGCCTACctacagcctcttctgcaggcacttagTCGGCTGCAGGTACCTAACGATCGCCACCCGAAGAGGGTTAGAAAGGGATCTGGCGGTATTCGCGGCAAACCATTGTGACCCTCGaaacggtctggatgtggtccatgtagctgaacccctgacggaatctAGCTTCTTCTTGAGGATGGGCTTcctccagcgtcctagatatatGCATGAGGATGATCTTCGTGAACACTTTGAATAACACGCTCAagaagcatatcggacggtagttccggagatcctctcggtcacctttcttatggataggAACGGTTCACAAGGTCTTCCGCTGGTCTGGgatattttcttcctgaacATAGGATGTCATGCTCTTCGCTAGAATTACAGCGTATGAAGCTTAAGTTCTTCTTCGTTCCAAAAAtgccttggtggtcttcgaaatttgaTCCATGTTTATCGTGCCCGGCTTCTAGTACAGGCTCGCagtcctctgagcagcagATCGTAGTTCCTGCTTGTGTCCTCCTCGTGTGCCAGTCGCCTTGAGACAAAGAGTCCACGAGTATGCAATTTTCgtgtacttttttctccttcgttgccgatagcagatgttttttttccatcgtgtggctaagtcgtattttcgcaaaTAAAAGAGATGGTGAAGAGCAGGAGATGGTACTAATGGGTTTTGGCCCAGCTAGCGAAGGCGAAGAATGACCAGACGAGGTGAGAGGATCACGTGAGAGTCGTCAAGATgaacgacagatgggtgcacaagaAAACCAACACTGCCTACATTTTGCGACGAAACTTTCTCTCCGCGAATGATGAGGGTACTGTCACTCATTTGTCGTACGTCGATCCTTCTGTTCTTGGTctcttgcagagcaatcacgtggcATATGATATACCCTGCATCTCTGAGGAGATGTAGATCAGCTTCTGTCAGTTGTCACACTGTTCTATCATTGTAAGTGCAAAGAAGTACATCTCATTTACTTCGTGACAAATTTACTTGGAGTTATAGTGCGGTTTACCTCACCGCAGCGCAGAAATCTGACACCGTGGGATCCGTCTCACTCATTCTAGCGCTTTATGGCGCTGTCCCACCAGCTCGACACCGTGGGATGCATGCTACATCATTTTACCGCTCTTTAAagtcgaacggaaaggaaagtacgtggtattagatgttgtttgaaggtctgcataaagtgtgcttgtaacttaatataaaagaaaggaagaatgaaataggtttgtgtaagtgatatgccatttagaaacgcgagtgaaaatgaaattatcctgtctcgacttgttaggtggaaaacactctccatttctgggaatgcgagatatgtttcaaaaaatgtctcactgatcgatggtctctgttcgccactaatacagctaacctgtcatattgattttatgcagagaatagatagaaatggagcgataaaacgaaaaaaagtttgaagagccaaagttctattatataaaactgtataagacgtacaagcaagtattgaaatatgtcaaatattggcatatttcaatacttgttctacataaacattatatttatgtaacattttgaaaaggtaaaatgtagaaaagagtttaaagaatgtatacaaagtaataagcgcataaagttgctgttattataactgccgcagttgaaagttgaagaCGAAATCGTTGAATGGCAttgtgacaaacacatacttatgcactgctagtttatatagaaaacttagggcatgaaatgtggtaaattatgagatgtttgaaaatatatgtgtgttattcttttccctggagcatctttttgaaataatttttacttattcttctcctttattcccaataatatgcgcttagtttactatatccgtacatcagaattcgcctcggcaattcgttcttcactcccccttcaaaattcgcactatccaccacttcgtcgcggcgcgaacg is a window encoding:
- a CDS encoding hypothetical protein (NECATOR_CHRX.G22557.T1), producing MRTLKLQLDYVLARNIPQSDIRKSTAVWDVAFDSDHRPVLSSSQLQDTVPQEKPRSFSSTENRHGKSERR
- a CDS encoding hypothetical protein (NECATOR_CHRX.G22559.T1), which codes for MKSGISGGDGISAEMLKYLPPSGIHEMTKIIRSIWIDGRIPDSWRHAIIIPLHKKLSVTEPGNYRGISLLRVMYKVLERITLDLLIKRREETKRDEQAGFRPGRSTIDQVFIIRRVIEIWQRYSKSMQLAFLDFEAAFDSPHRGRLLNALRADGVPGKFIRLLDDMNQETAVRTAAGYTTPFEVVFGVGQGAVAGPFLFNLGIDDIMRRTVDQCTADIILTPSGYPLTDLEYADDVVIFAESSTKLRHVVNLVSKLAAAYGLRLRPDRCKQMWISSRPRTEIRVDGQPIELVDEFCYLGCMLKNNGSYERDVQQRCTKATFALNSLTKCLWSSPITNEVELRVYLSAIRSIMMYGLETWAAPSTVMERLDYTERKLLRRLLGYF
- a CDS encoding hypothetical protein (NECATOR_CHRX.G22559.T2) — encoded protein: MEFEKAWEDRNPRKAYALLKQYSGKMKRCSHVLSTANGTLLSRQAPSAPELEQVHRPTYAVNEEPPTEPEILVCIQKMKSGISGGDGISAEMLKYLPPSGIHEMTKIIRSIWIDGRIPDSWRHAIIIPLHKKLSVTEPGNYRGISLLRVMYKVLERITLDLLIKRREETKRDEQAGFRPGRSTIDQVFIIRRVIEIWQRYSKSMQLAFLDFEAAFDSPHRGRLLNALRADGVPGKFIRLLDDMNQETAVRTAAGYTTPFEVVFGVGQGAVAGPFLFNLGIDDIMRRTVDQCTADIILTPSGYPLTDLEYADDVVIFAESSTKLRHVVNLVSKLAAAYGLRLRPDRCKQMWISSRPRTEIRVDGQPIELVDEFCYLGCMLKNNGSYERDVQQRCTKATFALNSLTKCLWSSPITNEVELRVYLSAIRSIMMYGLETWAAPSTVMERLDYTERKLLRRLLGYF
- a CDS encoding hypothetical protein (NECATOR_CHRX.G22556.T1) is translated as MAKASHTLQKGAVVQHTTKAHNLKGQLPEGSMESLATTIRFVTLNCRTLSSELQQATLSRLLRYLSVPFAALQETRMRDRPVISIENYTIYCGDADENKVGGYAIAVRNDYKNLVEEFGSTSSRCAILRLWDRGGRKLWIVSAHAPTETAEDNSMDAFYDDLNALMSKIPSQQVVIVGIDANAKMGLEQQSDVLGKWYYAAERTSDNGDRLVDLCEQMGLIIASTFKRNHRRHQLT
- a CDS encoding hypothetical protein (NECATOR_CHRX.G22558.T1); translation: MNAEENYVSTHVGVRTRKKLNDADSFTKRIQDAARETLPVLLPREKFAFASAETKSTYNSVCVARSAGDFNQEKRLRRKLRRQLQQDRDNESNGV
- a CDS encoding hypothetical protein (NECATOR_CHRX.G22560.T1) produces the protein MTRGGYQHFAPSSKAAKVNRLRFFGHISRRPADRLVQRVLKSSSGSSWKKPPGRKRKFWTEVVKEDLRTLGVDRQFRRDVKFRRTWNSDEWIDSVQALAEDREG